From Ammospiza caudacuta isolate bAmmCau1 chromosome 15, bAmmCau1.pri, whole genome shotgun sequence, a single genomic window includes:
- the LOC131564331 gene encoding bactericidal permeability-increasing protein-like isoform X1 → MGMQSVAVACGALTLCLALTTATNPGFVVRITQAGLDYAQEQAIATLEKKLSQLKLPDISGDSRVLRVGKVHYELSRLRLRDFHLPYSRITPISNVGLQVSISNAFAELDGDWRVKFLFISRDHGSFDLKVENIYIKILLRLGSDTSGKPTISTPDCSAHISKVRVLFSGKLGWLYNLFHSVIESRLRKILEDKVCDKVAMSVYNELQTYIRTLPVTARIDDKIGIDYSLVAPPRATAQSLDADLKGEFYSLAHRSPVPFSPLPLAFPSDHERMVYFGASSYFFNTAGIAYHEAGALVFEITEAMIPKDVEFKLNTSVFSAFIPQLEEMYPNMPMKFRLSTPTGPFLTVGEGGISFQPIVDIQAYAILPSSSLAPLFLLSLTGNVSAVINVRSGRIVGSLDVGRIRLSLKDSAVGTFQVRMMQSLINILTSSTLLPRLNARLDEGFPLPLLDRIQLSNILVRFHQNFLLLGADVRFQPRG, encoded by the exons ATGGGAATGCAGAGCGTGGCTGTGGCTTGTGGGGCACTGACCTTGTGCCTGGCACTCACCACCGCCACCAACCCCGGCTTCGTGGTGAGGATCACCCAGGCAGGCTTGGACTACG cccaagAGCAGGCGATCGCAACCCTGGAGAagaagctgtcccagctgaagCTGCCAGATATCTCGGGGGACTCTCGTGTCTTGCGTGTGGGGAAGGTACACTATGAGctctccag GCTGCGCCTTCGTGATTTCCACTTGCCGTACTCCCGGATTACCCCGATCTCCAACGTGGGCCTGCAGGTCTCCATCTCCAACGCCTTTGCTGAGCTGGACGGGGACTGGCGGGTGAAGTTTCTCTTTAT CAGCCGGGACCATGGATCTTTTGACCTGAAGGTGGAAAATATCTACATCAAAATTCTTCTGAGGCTAGGCAGTGACACCAGTGGGAAGCCCACTATCAGCACCCCGGACTGCAGTGCCCACATCTCCAAAGTCCGGGTGCTCTTTTCAGGCAAGCTTGG GTGGCTTTACAACCTGTTCCACAGCGTTATTGAGTCCAGGTTGCGAAAGATTTTGGAAGACAAG GTGTGTGACAAAGTGGCCATGTCTGTGTACAATGAGCTCCAGACATACATCCGGACACTGCCAG TCACAGCCAGGATAGATGACAAGATTGGGATTGATTATTCCTTGGTGGCACCCCCAAGAGCTACCGCCCAGTCCCTAGATGCAGACCTGAAG ggTGAATTCTACTCCCTGGCCCACCGCTCCCCCGTGCCCTTCTCACCGCTGCCACTGGCCTTCCCCTCGGATCACGAGCGCATGGTTTACTTTGGAGCCTCCAGCTACTTCTTCAACACAGCTGGCATTGCCTACCACGAGGCTGGGGCACTGGTCTTTGAAATCACAGAGGCCATG ATCCCAAAGGATGTAGAATTCAAGCTGAACACCTCTGTCTTCTCAGCCTTCATTCCCCAG CTGGAGGAGATGTACCCAAACATGCCAATGAAGTTCAGGCTGTCCACTCCCACTGGTCCATTCCTGACTGTTGGAGAAGGAGGAATCTCATTCCAGCCCATTGTGGATATCCAGGCTTATGCCatccttcccagctccagcctggctcctctcttcctcctcagcctG ACAGGGAACGTGTCCGCTGTCATCAACGTGAGATCCGGCCGCATAGTTGGGAGCCTGGATGTGGGCAG gatcaGGCTCTCTCTGAAGGATTCAGCTGTTGGCACTTTCCAG GTACGAATGATGCAGTCCTTAATAAACATCCTGACTTCCAGTACGCTGCTCCCACGTCTCAATG CCCGCTTAGATGAGGGTTTCCCTCTGCCACTTCTGGACAGAATTCAGCTCTCCAATATCCTTGTGAGGTTCCACCAG AATTTCCTGCTGCTTGGAGCAGACGTTCGCTTCCAGCCCCGGGGATGA
- the LOC131564331 gene encoding bactericidal permeability-increasing protein-like isoform X2 → MGMQSVAVACGALTLCLALTTATNPGFVVRITQAGLDYAQEQAIATLEKKLSQLKLPDISGDSRVLRVGKVHYELSRLRLRDFHLPYSRITPISNVGLQVSISNAFAELDGDWRVKFLFIRDHGSFDLKVENIYIKILLRLGSDTSGKPTISTPDCSAHISKVRVLFSGKLGWLYNLFHSVIESRLRKILEDKVCDKVAMSVYNELQTYIRTLPVTARIDDKIGIDYSLVAPPRATAQSLDADLKGEFYSLAHRSPVPFSPLPLAFPSDHERMVYFGASSYFFNTAGIAYHEAGALVFEITEAMIPKDVEFKLNTSVFSAFIPQLEEMYPNMPMKFRLSTPTGPFLTVGEGGISFQPIVDIQAYAILPSSSLAPLFLLSLTGNVSAVINVRSGRIVGSLDVGRIRLSLKDSAVGTFQVRMMQSLINILTSSTLLPRLNARLDEGFPLPLLDRIQLSNILVRFHQNFLLLGADVRFQPRG, encoded by the exons ATGGGAATGCAGAGCGTGGCTGTGGCTTGTGGGGCACTGACCTTGTGCCTGGCACTCACCACCGCCACCAACCCCGGCTTCGTGGTGAGGATCACCCAGGCAGGCTTGGACTACG cccaagAGCAGGCGATCGCAACCCTGGAGAagaagctgtcccagctgaagCTGCCAGATATCTCGGGGGACTCTCGTGTCTTGCGTGTGGGGAAGGTACACTATGAGctctccag GCTGCGCCTTCGTGATTTCCACTTGCCGTACTCCCGGATTACCCCGATCTCCAACGTGGGCCTGCAGGTCTCCATCTCCAACGCCTTTGCTGAGCTGGACGGGGACTGGCGGGTGAAGTTTCTCTTTAT CCGGGACCATGGATCTTTTGACCTGAAGGTGGAAAATATCTACATCAAAATTCTTCTGAGGCTAGGCAGTGACACCAGTGGGAAGCCCACTATCAGCACCCCGGACTGCAGTGCCCACATCTCCAAAGTCCGGGTGCTCTTTTCAGGCAAGCTTGG GTGGCTTTACAACCTGTTCCACAGCGTTATTGAGTCCAGGTTGCGAAAGATTTTGGAAGACAAG GTGTGTGACAAAGTGGCCATGTCTGTGTACAATGAGCTCCAGACATACATCCGGACACTGCCAG TCACAGCCAGGATAGATGACAAGATTGGGATTGATTATTCCTTGGTGGCACCCCCAAGAGCTACCGCCCAGTCCCTAGATGCAGACCTGAAG ggTGAATTCTACTCCCTGGCCCACCGCTCCCCCGTGCCCTTCTCACCGCTGCCACTGGCCTTCCCCTCGGATCACGAGCGCATGGTTTACTTTGGAGCCTCCAGCTACTTCTTCAACACAGCTGGCATTGCCTACCACGAGGCTGGGGCACTGGTCTTTGAAATCACAGAGGCCATG ATCCCAAAGGATGTAGAATTCAAGCTGAACACCTCTGTCTTCTCAGCCTTCATTCCCCAG CTGGAGGAGATGTACCCAAACATGCCAATGAAGTTCAGGCTGTCCACTCCCACTGGTCCATTCCTGACTGTTGGAGAAGGAGGAATCTCATTCCAGCCCATTGTGGATATCCAGGCTTATGCCatccttcccagctccagcctggctcctctcttcctcctcagcctG ACAGGGAACGTGTCCGCTGTCATCAACGTGAGATCCGGCCGCATAGTTGGGAGCCTGGATGTGGGCAG gatcaGGCTCTCTCTGAAGGATTCAGCTGTTGGCACTTTCCAG GTACGAATGATGCAGTCCTTAATAAACATCCTGACTTCCAGTACGCTGCTCCCACGTCTCAATG CCCGCTTAGATGAGGGTTTCCCTCTGCCACTTCTGGACAGAATTCAGCTCTCCAATATCCTTGTGAGGTTCCACCAG AATTTCCTGCTGCTTGGAGCAGACGTTCGCTTCCAGCCCCGGGGATGA
- the LOC131564424 gene encoding bactericidal permeability-increasing protein-like: protein MGMRSVAVACGALTLCLALTTATNPGFVVRITQAGLDYAQQQGIAILEKELAQLKLPDFSGKSGKVHYSFSSLRIPSFRLPYSRITPIPNVGLQVSISNAFAELNGDWRVKFLFIKGHGSFNVKVQNVNMKIILRLGSDTSGRPTISTSGCTATISNVRVRFSGKLAWLYNLFHRIIERKLRKTLESKVCDNVARSVQNELQKQVRTLPVTARIDDKIGIDYSLVAPPRATTQSLDLDLKGEFYSLAHRSPVPFSPLPLAFPSDHERMVYFGASSYFFNTAGIAYHEAGALVFEITEAMIPKEAGFRLDTYLFSAFIPQLEEMYPNMPMKFKLSTPTAPFLTIGEGGISFQPIVDIQAYAILPNSSLAPLFLLSLTGNVSAVINVRSGRIVGSLDVGRIRLSLKDSAVGTFQVHFVQSIMNYLTSSVLLPRLNARLDEGFRLPLPDRIQLSNILVRFHQNFLLLGADVRFQPRG, encoded by the exons ATGGGAATGCGGAGCGTGGCTGTGGCTTGTGGGGCACTGACCTTGTGCCTGGCACTCACCACCGCCACCAACCCCGGCTTCGTGGTGAGGATCACCCAGGCAGGCTTGGACTACG CCCAACAGCAGGGGATTGCAATCCTGGAGAAAGAGCTGGCCCAGCTGAAGCTGCCAGATTTCTCGGGTAAATCAGGGAAGGTGCACTATTCATTCTCCAG CCTGCGCATTCCCAGTTTCCGCTTGCCGTACTCCCGGATTACCCCGATCCCCAACGTGGGCCTGCAGGTCTCCATCTCCAACGCCTTTGCTGAGCTGAATGGTGACTGGCGGGTGAAGTTTCTCTTTAT CAAGGGACATGGATCTTTCAACGTGAAGGTACAAAATGTCAACATGAAAATCATCCTGAGGCTGGGCAGTGACACCAGTGGGAGGCCCACCATCAGCACCTCGGGCTGCACTGCCACCATTTCCAACGTCCGGGTGCGCTTTTCTGGCAAGCTTGC GTGGCTTTACAACCTGTTCCACCGCATTATTGAGAGGAAGTTGCGAAAGACTTTAGAGAGCAAG GTGTGTGACAATGTGGCCAGGTCTGTACAAAACGAGCTCCAGAAGCAAGTCCGGACTCTGCCAG TCACAGCCAGGATAGATGACAAGATTGGGATTGATTATTCCTTGGTGGCACCCCCAAGAGCTACCACACAGTCCCTGGACCTGGACCTGAAG ggTGAATTCTACTCCCTGGCCCACCGCTCCCCCGTGCCCTTCTCACCGCTGCCACTGGCCTTCCCCTCGGATCACGAGCGCATGGTTTACTTTGGAGCCTCCAGCTACTTCTTCAACACAGCTGGCATTGCCTACCACGAGGCTGGGGCACTGGTCTTTGAAATCACAGAGGCCATG ATCCCAAAGGAAGCGGGATTCAGATTGGACACCTATCTTTTCTCAGCTTTCATTCCCCAG CTGGAGGAGATGTACCCAAACATGCCAATGAAGTTCAAGCTGTCCACTCCCACTGCTCCATTCCTGACTATTGGAGAAGGAGGAATCTCATTCCAGCCCATTGTGGATATCCAGGCTTATGCCATCCTTCCCAactccagcctggctcctctcttcctcctcagcctG ACAGGGAACGTGTCCGCTGTCATCAACGTGAGATCCGGCCGCATAGTTGGGAGCCTGGATGTGGGCAG gatcaGGCTCTCTCTGAAGGATTCAGCTGTTGGCACTTTCCAG GTACATTTTGTGCAGTCCATTATGAACTACTTGACTTCCAGTGTCCTCCTCCCACGTCTCAATG CCCGCTTAGATGAGGGTTTCCGTCTGCCGCTGCCAGACAGGATTCAGCTCTCCAATATCCTTGTGAGGTTCCACCAG AATTTCCTGCTGCTTGGAGCAGACGTTCGTTTCCAGCCCCGGGGATGA